The following coding sequences are from one Granulicella arctica window:
- a CDS encoding acyl-CoA thioesterase: MSDAKVIEARVRVRYAETDQMGVVYHANYLVWFEVGRVEFIRQLGLNYKEMEAEDNCLIAVVEATARYRAPARYDDELVIETRLTASRSSVIRFSYRVVREADGVLLCEGETMHVVVNREMKKTRLPQKYAERFAAYLIE, encoded by the coding sequence ATGAGCGATGCGAAGGTGATTGAGGCGCGGGTTCGCGTGCGGTACGCGGAGACCGACCAGATGGGCGTGGTGTATCACGCGAACTATCTGGTGTGGTTCGAGGTTGGGCGCGTGGAGTTTATCCGGCAGTTAGGCTTGAACTACAAGGAGATGGAAGCGGAGGATAACTGCCTGATCGCGGTGGTTGAGGCGACGGCGCGGTATCGTGCCCCGGCGCGATATGACGATGAACTGGTGATCGAGACGCGGTTGACGGCTTCGCGGAGCTCGGTGATCCGTTTCAGCTATCGGGTTGTGCGGGAGGCTGACGGCGTGTTGTTGTGTGAGGGTGAGACAATGCACGTGGTGGTGAACCGCGAGATGAAAAAGACACGTCTTCCACAGAAGTATGCAGAACGTTTTGCGGCGTATCTCATCGAATAA